The region TGTGGTTGCCATCAGGCGATGCACCGCATCGCGTACGTCACTCCTGGCGCCGAGCGCCAGGTATCCCTGTGGTCCGGCATCGAGCCTCCGAACGTGCCGTTGGATTTCGGCCAGCGCGCGTCTCAGGGCGGCGCGAGACCGGAAGGCCGCGCCCTCGCGCTCCAGGAGGAGCGCGTTCAGGATCTCCCGATCGATGGCGAAGACGTTCTCTCCCGCATCCTGCGAGGCTCGCCGATCGAAGTCGGCGAGCGCCTCACGTGCCGCCTCGTAGGATCCGACGTCGTACAGCGCCCGAGCGCGCCGTAGCGCAAGTCCCACTCCGACCTCCGGAACGTGAAGCGAATCGGCGTGCACGAGTCCGCGCTCGATCCAGGGCAAAGCCTCGGCCGCCCGCCCATTGCCGATCAAGCCTTCCCCGTAGAACTGGAAGATGGCCGCATAGCCGACCCGTGGATTCACGACGCGATATTGCTCGCGGACCCGTTCCATGACGGGCCTCGCCTCGGCGATCCGCCCGCGGGCCAGCAGGGCTCGCATCCGATGCAACTCGATGTCCGCTCCCAGAGCGCTGATCGGCACGGTTGCAGGAGGTGGAGCCAGTCGACGAAGCAGGACCGGAGCGCGGTCGAGCAACCGGTCCACGATCTCCCAGCACCCGAGCTCGGCGAAATGTCTCATCGCGCTCGCCAGGAACCGCAGCTCGACCGCTCCCCCTCCCATCTCGCGGCACCGCTGCAATGCCTGGATGACGAGGTCGGTGGCGAGAGCGAGTCGTCCCTCGTCGGCGTGGTAACGCGCCTCGAAAGACAGGATGCGCGAGTACTGGTCCGGGAATCGACAGTGCTCCGCGATGCGCCTGGCTTCTTCATAGCAAGCCAACATCGAATCGGTGTTGCCCAGAGAGCGATGGGTGGCGCCAAGCTCACCCAGGATCTGGCAGGTCATCATCGTCTCACCCAGGGCTCGCGCGGCCGCGAGCGCGAGCCGGAGGTGGTGAAGACGTCCCGCGCGGTCTCCAAACTTCATCACTTCGGCGCTGATCGCGGCCTCGGTCAACACGACGCCGCGTAAGTAGCCGAACGCATTGAAGCGATCGAGGAGAACAGCGAACGTCTTCAGCTTGGCTTCGGGTGCGGCGGTCGGATCGGTGCGAACGGAATACTCCTGGCGCAGCAACTGGCGAAGCGTGATCGCCTGCGCGGGCGTGAGCCGGGCGAAGAACATGAAATTGCGCAGGTAGTCCGGACAGTGGAACTCATCCGCCAGCGCGCTGGCGACCCGATGCACATGGGGCGCCACTCTGTTCCATGTGCGCATGTACGCCTCGCTGGAGGACAGATCGAGCCGGTCACCACCCAGAGCGTAGAGGGCCTGGCGCAGCTCCATAGTTCCGACCGCAGCAGCGAAACGCCGAAAGGACGCCGGATCATCATTGGCCATATGCTGCGCCATCTCGATCGAGAGGCTCGGTGCCAGGCGGCGCAAGGCATCGGCACGTCCCTGTGGGGCGTCGTCCCGTAGGAAGAGGGCCGCGAGGGTCGCCAGCGTGATCGCCGCAATGAGCGGCCAGGGGGGTCTCACGTCAGGAGAATACGCCTCGAAACGCTCCGGCCGCCCCCTTTGAAGAGGGCGGCCGGTTCAGAGATTCCTGCGCTGGCTCAGCGGACCACGAGCTTACGCTCCTGACGCCAGGAACCGACTTCCATGCGATAGAAGTAGATCCCCGACGACACTCGACGGCCGGCGCGGTCGCTGAGATCCCATGAGGCTTCGTGAGTACCTGCGTCCCGCTGCCCGTCGGCCAGTCGAGCCACGACTCGGCCCATGGCGTCGTATACCGCCAGTCGGACGCGCGCGGGCTGAGGCAACCCGAAGGCGAAGCGGACCGAGCCCGTGGTTGGATTGGGCCGGGCCGCATGCAGCTCGAGTTTGGACGGTCGATGGGCGGTCGGCGCTTCCTCCACCGCCGGGAGCGTGGTGTACACGCCATGCGCCGCGAAATACGTATCGCGGACCTTGCCTTCCGGAACCGGCGGCACTGGGAACGAAAGGTCCACCCTCTCCCCCGGCGACAGAGTCACCGGTTCTCCGGTTCCGGTGAGACGAGCGCCGACGTCCCCAACGTCGCTATGCATGGCGGAAGCGGCGACCGTTTGGACCGCTGGCGCCTCGCCATCGATTCGGATCCATTGGAGGTTCTGGATAAGGTGGCGTCCCACGAATCGGAGACGCACTTCTCGGCCGGCACCGATGGCCAGCTCCGCGTTCCGGGCGCGCGGATACCAGCGGCCGACCTCAGTCCATGCGCCGTTCTCGCCGACAGTCTCGACGACGATGCCGGTCCGTTCCAGGACCTCCGCATCGTACCTGCCGGCCACGGGACGGCTCTTGCCGCCACCCGGATCATCGATCTCCTTCTTCGCGCCTCCTAGACCCAGGCCTCCGCGCCCGGGGACGGTGGAGGGCCCACCATCGGACGGGGACTTCCACAACTCGACCCAGAGCATGGTCCCCGGCGCTCCCTCGAATCCGGGACCGTTCGGATCGGTGAGCAGCGCGGTGAGATCTTCGCCCGACCCGGATCGCACCTTCGCCACCGGCACCCGGCTTCCCAGCACCACTCGCCCATCCATGACCCACGTCGATTGCGCAGGGTCGCGATCCACAGTCCGGAGGGTCGCCGAGGCCAAGCGTGTGCGCTCTTGCTCGTCCTCGCGGATCCGTAGCCTCAACGTGCCGTCGGCGGCGCGCTCTGGCTCGTGCATCAGCCGATAGATGTCGGTCCGCATCTCTCCGGTCGTGGAGCGAGCCAGGATCGAGTTCTCTTCCTTCCAGCCCCCCGCCGTCCAGGTATCCAGGAACGGGCAACCACCGCCACCACCACCACCGCAGCTTCCATTGATCGTGAAGGGTCCGTCGCTCTGGTCCGATCCGATCGTCACATCACCCGGCCGCAGGATCCCCGCGGTGTGGACCACTTCGATCTTCTTGCTCGGCGACGACTGCACGCCGCAGTAGGTGGTCCAGTCGAACGCTCCGTTGTCGGTCAGATTGCTCGCGACCAAAGTGGATGCAGCCCCGTCGAGCAGGTTGATGGAGACTCGGGCGGAATCACCACAGGGCGCGCCGCCGCAACCGGTATCCCAGCGGATCGCGATCGGCGGCACCGATCCTTCGGATCGCGTATAGACCTCCCCTCCGTTCGGAAAGAGCACGTGCCGCGTGTGCGCCGTGTGGCCTTGGTGTGCCGTGAGGTAGGCGAAGTCGGACAAGTTCACCGATCCACTGGGAACGAAGTCGCCGCAGCGCTCGGTGCCACCCAACAGTGCCCCGAAGGCGTCGATGTCGAATCGGTCCACGCTTCCGAAGGCCTGGGTCGTCAGGTCCAGCGACCGCACGTCGACCTGCGCGAACGAGAACGAGGGCGCAGCCGTGATGCCCAATGTCGGAACGACATGCGCGCACTTCGAGATCTGGCCGACATCGAACGTGAACGTCTTGCGTCCGGTCCCCGGGTCATAGACGCCGTCGCTGGAGAGAACGAAAGGCTGAGCGGTCTGGGGTGCGTCCCAAACCCTCCACGTCGGAACGTCGGGTGAGGTCAGCGACAGCGACGCGCTCGCCGTCGAAGCGTTGAATGGACACTCGGGAATGGTGCTGTTCTTCACGACCGCGCTGACCACCAGGCGACCCGCATCGCCTTTCGGGCAAGGTGCGATGATGGAGGGCGCTCCGATGCTCACGAAGTACCGCGGCAGCGAGAGCAGCGTGGTCGGCGCCGAGGTGCCGTTGCCGGCCGCTGCCGGGGTGAATACGGTGACCGTGTGCGAACCCGTTCGGGCGATGTCATAGTGCTTCACGTGAACGGTGAAACGACCCGCCGCCTCATCCAGAGTGGCAGCCTTGACCCGGCCGTCCACCGAGACCATCGACCAGGGGCGGAAGTTCACGCCCGTCACGATCAGGTCGAAGTCGGGATCCGAGGCGATCACCGCAGTCCGGGAGAGCGAGGTGATCTGCGGCGTGGGTTGAAGCCTGAGCACGAATCGGTTATTCACCGAGCTCTGACCGTCGGCGATCACGATGTCGATCTCGGTGGCGCACTCGGGAATTTGAGAGACGCCCCCAGTCCCGCCCAGCGCGAGCAGACCGATGGTGTCGGGCCAAGCGACGCGGAGCCTATAGGTGCCGGCTGGAAGCAGGCCGAAGCTGAAGGCGCCGGCGGCATCGGTGGTGGTGGAATCCACCGGCAGCCCCTCTGCGTCCAGCACCACAGGCGCCCCCGCTTTCGGCGTGCGCAGGCCGTTGTCGTCGCTCTCGACCGATCCTGAGATCGAGCAGGTGCCGTAATCGGCGACCATCGTGGCCATGGCGTTGTCGGTCACTAGCGGACCACTGGTCCACCCTCCGGCGAAGCGTGCCGTGGAGTGATTGGCGCCGCAGGCGAACTCGTCCACGATCATCGAGGTGTAGTCGCCCCACCGTCCCGCGGGCACACCGTTCACGTCCTCCGCGGCGCAACTGGTGGCGGTCGCGCAACCCATGTAGCTGAACAATCCCGACTTCACGTGGAATTCGGGACTCTGGTGGTTGCCGCTGCGGGCGACCATGTAGCACGACGGGAATTCGTTCGGC is a window of Candidatus Eisenbacteria bacterium DNA encoding:
- a CDS encoding FlgD immunoglobulin-like domain containing protein — translated: MADRSSIVPLSSLPKNRTDGPRVAVLAVFSLCVLFGQAHGQIFTALPTVDASNGGSTHESMLAAGPDKILHFTPQFVDFYDKSPTPVLLAHHPINTFFAPILPNGGISGDPVAFYDAIHGRYLMFMMGDAAASPAEVRLWISKGGLDPTQPQNWWKYIIPAPGRDYVGLGVSDDKIALLWNPGNCHILDRAKAYDNLYLPGEPITVSVPGVASFSRACRNLTADPAIHVVRRSGNNIEHRRITGPPNAPVLSAPALIPIPADPGVSAIAEQPDTTGFGNQCEPRPLNFAFPPPEMYMRNGKIAMAWTNSRTYGDGSPPVKAIRCIRFQVGGGLVDDFQVGRPGMHYTYPSVVEDTRGTLFLGYDRYSPNEFPSCYMVARSGNHQSPEFHVKSGLFSYMGCATATSCAAEDVNGVPAGRWGDYTSMIVDEFACGANHSTARFAGGWTSGPLVTDNAMATMVADYGTCSISGSVESDDNGLRTPKAGAPVVLDAEGLPVDSTTTDAAGAFSFGLLPAGTYRLRVAWPDTIGLLALGGTGGVSQIPECATEIDIVIADGQSSVNNRFVLRLQPTPQITSLSRTAVIASDPDFDLIVTGVNFRPWSMVSVDGRVKAATLDEAAGRFTVHVKHYDIARTGSHTVTVFTPAAAGNGTSAPTTLLSLPRYFVSIGAPSIIAPCPKGDAGRLVVSAVVKNSTIPECPFNASTASASLSLTSPDVPTWRVWDAPQTAQPFVLSSDGVYDPGTGRKTFTFDVGQISKCAHVVPTLGITAAPSFSFAQVDVRSLDLTTQAFGSVDRFDIDAFGALLGGTERCGDFVPSGSVNLSDFAYLTAHQGHTAHTRHVLFPNGGEVYTRSEGSVPPIAIRWDTGCGGAPCGDSARVSINLLDGAASTLVASNLTDNGAFDWTTYCGVQSSPSKKIEVVHTAGILRPGDVTIGSDQSDGPFTINGSCGGGGGGGCPFLDTWTAGGWKEENSILARSTTGEMRTDIYRLMHEPERAADGTLRLRIREDEQERTRLASATLRTVDRDPAQSTWVMDGRVVLGSRVPVAKVRSGSGEDLTALLTDPNGPGFEGAPGTMLWVELWKSPSDGGPSTVPGRGGLGLGGAKKEIDDPGGGKSRPVAGRYDAEVLERTGIVVETVGENGAWTEVGRWYPRARNAELAIGAGREVRLRFVGRHLIQNLQWIRIDGEAPAVQTVAASAMHSDVGDVGARLTGTGEPVTLSPGERVDLSFPVPPVPEGKVRDTYFAAHGVYTTLPAVEEAPTAHRPSKLELHAARPNPTTGSVRFAFGLPQPARVRLAVYDAMGRVVARLADGQRDAGTHEASWDLSDRAGRRVSSGIYFYRMEVGSWRQERKLVVR
- a CDS encoding CHAT domain-containing protein; amino-acid sequence: MRPPWPLIAAITLATLAALFLRDDAPQGRADALRRLAPSLSIEMAQHMANDDPASFRRFAAAVGTMELRQALYALGGDRLDLSSSEAYMRTWNRVAPHVHRVASALADEFHCPDYLRNFMFFARLTPAQAITLRQLLRQEYSVRTDPTAAPEAKLKTFAVLLDRFNAFGYLRGVVLTEAAISAEVMKFGDRAGRLHHLRLALAAARALGETMMTCQILGELGATHRSLGNTDSMLACYEEARRIAEHCRFPDQYSRILSFEARYHADEGRLALATDLVIQALQRCREMGGGAVELRFLASAMRHFAELGCWEIVDRLLDRAPVLLRRLAPPPATVPISALGADIELHRMRALLARGRIAEARPVMERVREQYRVVNPRVGYAAIFQFYGEGLIGNGRAAEALPWIERGLVHADSLHVPEVGVGLALRRARALYDVGSYEAAREALADFDRRASQDAGENVFAIDREILNALLLEREGAAFRSRAALRRALAEIQRHVRRLDAGPQGYLALGARSDVRDAVHRLMATTPEAGYAFELDWRRLTMELGGTHGAGDSTWGEPRSRPPSGTLHCVYRVGPHAVIRWTSSPSRVTRDTLALSPADCRRAVAQAVSWLSSRRPLDGVALKGLHRLAGLLLPAEAFRSSANPRTLYLTPDGALEQLPFEALSLSAERLEPLALARRVVYVGGGTGPSAPKFGSGSILAAAEPAPAMRRGALVSELRSAVPEAEVVRRAWPTASVIEGPRATKRAVLESWSRARRIHVAAHLVRDPEVPFIAYFPMARPDTGRDASDSYIEMADVRSLDLTGCEMVLLSSCASGAPYPTQERQGPSMGRAFLDAGAASVVQTHWPVEDEAASRFVAWFVEEWSRADEDPVGALSAARRRAIEAGEPPWRWAAWSISMGALPVRGLGEAERTRTLLVRR